CTATATCGCCCCAGTGGTATTTCAAGTATTCAGCGACTAAGCGACGGTGGCAGTGATGAGGCTGATCCTCGCTGCATAGCAGACAACCATCAGATATAATTTCTTTCGATACGTGATCCTCAATCTTGCGGGTCTCCATGAGTTCGAGAAAACGTTTTTCATATTCGTCCCAAGAGATCTCTTTATTTTTGTATGCTTTAAGCAAAGCTTGCGTTGGGGCTAGGTCAGGAACATGCACGTAATCTATCCCGCATAATTCCTTTAGAAAAAATTCCAGGTCCTGTTTTTTGGCAAAGCCCGCAAGCTGTGAGACATTATTCAACCGCACATCGACAAGGCGCTTAGTTCCAGAATTTCGAATTAAGTTAAAGAATTTACGCGCATCTTTGTGGGTAAATCCGATAGTATATATTTTCATTGGTCTGCTTAGAAGATAGATTCATGCTGTGTGAGACGTTCGGTAGGCTATGCGTTTTTCTTGTTTTGCGATTGCAGCAGCTATTTCATCTTTGAATTGAAATAAGCTCTCTTCTGGGGTGTTCAGAAGCTTTGCCAAACGGGACATTGCAACCTCATGAGGTTCAAGATTACCGTCTGGGTGAATATGTATTACTTGGGCGCCTTCTTCTGCGAGGTATCTCGCTACGAGTAATGTGCGGTGACAGTTTATAGGGTCTTTTTCTGCACACATTAATACAATGCGGTATTTGTTTGCGCCTTTTTTTACTCTTTCAATACCGGCACGAAAGAGGGGAGTCTGAGCGATACGTTCGTAGAGAACCTGACCTTTGACGTAGCATGACGGATCTTGGGGACGACCGCCCAGTTCCTTGCCAAGAAACACATATCGTATCCTATGCTTCCGTAAATTACTTTCTAGATTTTCTTTGCTAAATTGAGGATTAAAACGGCTATGGGGGAATGAACGAACGTCTGCGACGACATCAATATTGTGCTTGTTTAGGAGCTCGAGAAAAGCATCGCCGGTATGCGTAGAATGGCCGATTGTAAAGATAGGATTTATAAGCGTCACCTTTAATTTAATTCTTTTACTCTATCATCTTTTGGAATAATTGCCGCTATGAGCTTGTATATATATCCCCAACGGTAAGGAAGTCCGATACTGATGGTGAGGCAACAAACCCCTAGATCATAATCTTTATTTGGTTTTGAGAGATATTTGCTTTCAAAAACAGGGTCAGTAATCCAGAGGGCAAAACTTGTGTTACAATATTCAAACCTGCCTAGTAGTCTACATCTTCCATTATTCTCAACAACCACA
Above is a genomic segment from Candidatus Methylacidiphilales bacterium containing:
- a CDS encoding DUF488 domain-containing protein, with translation MKIYTIGFTHKDARKFFNLIRNSGTKRLVDVRLNNVSQLAGFAKKQDLEFFLKELCGIDYVHVPDLAPTQALLKAYKNKEISWDEYEKRFLELMETRKIEDHVSKEIISDGCLLCSEDQPHHCHRRLVAEYLKYHWGDIEIVHLA
- a CDS encoding DUF488 domain-containing protein, whose amino-acid sequence is MTLINPIFTIGHSTHTGDAFLELLNKHNIDVVADVRSFPHSRFNPQFSKENLESNLRKHRIRYVFLGKELGGRPQDPSCYVKGQVLYERIAQTPLFRAGIERVKKGANKYRIVLMCAEKDPINCHRTLLVARYLAEEGAQVIHIHPDGNLEPHEVAMSRLAKLLNTPEESLFQFKDEIAAAIAKQEKRIAYRTSHTA